The Sinorhizobium fredii genome contains the following window.
CGGAGAGCCGCTCGTCGCCGACGGCGGCCGCCGCCTGGCGGATCGCCTCGATCTCGGCATGGGCCGTAATGTCCCGCAATTCGCGCGTGCGGTTCCCGGCCGCAGCGACGACTTCGCCGTCGAGCACGACGACGGCGCCGATCGGCACTTCGCCGCGCGCCGCCGCCTTCCGGGCTTCGTCTAGCGCCGCATCCATGTAGCGCGTCGTTTCCGCCATCACTTGCTCATAATTTCTCTTAACCCGTGGCCTTCGACCTGATAGGACAGCCGCAAAAGGCAGGCAACAGAAATGACATCCAAAGACAAGTCCACCGGGCCCGGCAAGGGAAAAGGTCGGAAAGGCAATTTTCCTTCAGGCGAGAAGAAGGCCAACGCGGCACGGCCCGGCAAGGGCGCGGCGCCGGGAGCCGACGTCGGCGCCGACGAGCCGCAACGCATCTCGAAGATCCTGTCGCGCGCCGGCGTCGCCTCGCGCCGCGACGTCGAGCGGATGATCATGGAAGGGCGCGTCAAGCTTAACGGTGTCGTGCTCGAAACCCCGGTTGTCAATGCGACGCTTGCCGACAGGATCGAGGTCGACGGCCATCCGATCCGCGGCATCGAGCGGACGCGCCTGTGGCTCTATCACAAGCCGGCCGGCCTGGTAACGACCAACGCCGACCCTGAAGGCCGTCCCACCGTCTTCGACAACTTGCCGGACGAGTTGCCGCGGGTGCTGTCGATCGGCCGCCTCGACATCAATACAGAGGGCCTGCTGCTCCTCACCAACGACGGCGGGCTGGCGCGCGCGCTCGAATTGCCGGCCACCGGCTGGCTGCGGCGGTACCGCGTCCGCGCCTATGGCGACATCGATCAGCAGGAACTCGATCGTCTGAAGGATGGCATCGCCGTCGACGGCGTCCTCTATGGTGCGATCGAGGCGACGCTCGACAGGGTCCAGGGTTCCAACGTCTGGATCACCATGGGCCTGCGCGAAGGCAAGAATCGCGAGATCAAGAACGTGCTTGGGGCGCTCGGCCTCGACGTGAACCGCCTGATCCGCATTTCCTATGGCCCGTTCCAACTCGGCGAACTGCCCGAGGGGCACGTCCAGGAAATCCGCGGCCGCACGCTCAGGGATCAGCTCGGTCCGCGCCTGATCGCGGAATCGAAGGCGAATTTCGACGCGCCGCTCTACAATGATCAGCCCGCCGCAGAGGAGAGGGAGGTCCACAGCGAGGACCTTCCTGAAAAGGGCAAGCCGCAACGCGGCGCCTGGCGTGAAAAGCCCGAGGACAAGCGCGAACGGGCGCTTGCTCGCCTTGATACCCAGCGTGACGACGGCCGCTCCCGCGATCGCCGCGATCGTCCCCGCGAAAAATTCGAGGATCGCCCGGCCCGGGCGCCGGCGAAACGCAGCCGCACGGCGAATGTCTGGATGGCCCCGGGTGCCCGCCCAGTCGCCGAAAAGAAGCCGAAGGCGGCCGAGGACGATGCTTCGCCGAAACCCGCCCGTCGCGAGCGCCCGGAGGGTGCGCCGAAGACCAAGCGTTACGGCCGCACGAAGGATGGCGCGGCCACGAAGACTTCGGCAAAGTTCGATCCCGACCGCAAGGCAAGTGCCGGCAAGGGTGCTGCTCGGCCGGACCGCGCCCCGCGTCCGCCGGTCAAACGCGCCGATGAGGATGGCGACTGGATCAGCGCCAGCGAACCGGTCCGCCGCAAAGACGATGCCCGCGACGGCGGTTTCGAGCGGCGCCGGCCCTTCGATCCCAACGAGCGGAAATCGCGGGATCACGGCGATCGCCCGCCGCGTCGCGAGAGCAGCGAGCGCCCTCGTGGCGAGCGTCCGGCACGGACCGCCGGCGACAAACGCGCATTTTCGGAGAAGCCGCGGACAAGCCGCCGCAAGGACGATGTCCGCGAGGGCCGCGAAGGCGGAGATCGCCCCTTCGGCGACAATCCTCGTGGAAAGCCTGCCAGCGGCAAGCCGGTGGGAGGGAAGTCCTTCGGTCAGCGTTCCGGTGGTCCGCGTGGCGGCAAGCCTGGCGGCGGCAAGCCCGGTGGCGGCAGACCGGGTGGAGGCAAGCCTGCCGGCAGCAAGCCCGGCGGTCGTACGGGCGGCGGCAGGCCGCGCGGCAAGGGGAAGTAACCGGCCGTGCGCGTCGTCGGCGGAGAGTTTCGGGGCCGCACGCTCGCGAGCCCCAAGTCCAACGACATCCGGCCGACCACCGACCGGACGCGCGAGAGCCTGTTCAACATTCTCGGCCACAGCTATCCCGAGGCGCTTGACGGCACCCGGGTCCTCGATCTTTTTGCCGGCACGGGTGCAGTCGGACTCGAGGCCCTGTCGCGAGGCTGCCGCCAGGCGCTCTTCGTCGAACAGGGGGTCGAGGGCCGCGGGCTCATCCGCGTCAATATCGAAACGCTCGGCTTGCAAGGCCGCGCCAAGATCTTTCGCCGCGATGCGGTCGATCTCGGCTCGGTCGGCACGATGGAGCCCTTTCATCTCGTCTTCGCCGATCCGCCCTATGGAAAAGGTCTCGGAGAACGTGCGCTGGAGTCGGCCGTGGCCGGCGGATGGCTCGTCCCCGGCGCTCTCGTGGTGCTGGAAGAGCGGAGCGACGTGCGGCCGCGTTTGTCCGCAGCCTTCGAGCAGCTCGACGATCGCGCCTTCGGCGATACGCGAATGCATTTCTACCGATTTCTAGGCGCCTGATCTAAGTTGGGCGGGCGGTGAGACCCGCCTGATCCCGCCCTTTGGCACCGCTGTAGCGGCGCAGACGGAACGGAGAGCATCGATGGAGCAGCACGTATCTGCGCAGCGCAACAGGCCCGACGGCAGGGACGAGCCGACGATCGCGCTTGCGCTTGGCGGGGGCGGTGCCCGCGGCTTTGCTCATATCCATGTCATCGCGGCGCTGGACGAGATGAGGATCCGGCCTACGGCGATCGCCGGCTCGTCGATCGGCGCGATCATGGGCGCGGGCATGGCGGCCGGCATGACCGGCAAGGAGATCCGGGACTACACGTTTGCGACCGTCGGCAATCGCGGCGAAATTCTGAACCGGCTGTGGCAGCTTCGGCCGAGCAGCCTGTCGGAAGCCGTGTCGAGCGGCTTCCGCCTCGGACAATTCAACATTGAACGGGTGCTGAAAGCCTTTCTGCCGGAGGCGATCCCGCCACACTTTTCCGACCTGCTGATACCGCTGAAAGTCACCGCGACCGATTACTACGGGCAAACCGAGCGCGTCTGTGAACAGGGAGACCTGCACAAAGCGATCGCCGCCTCCTGCGCCCTGCCGGCGATCTTCACGCCGGTGAAGATTGAGGGCCGCGTGATGATCGATGGCGGCATGTACAATCCGGTTCCCTTCGACCACTTGCGTGACCTCGCCGACATCGTCATCGCCGTCGATGTCGTCGGCGGTCCCGATGGGGACGGCAAGACGATTCCGAGCCGCATCGACACCCTGTTCGGCGCGAGCCAGTTGATGATGCAGTCGATCATCGCCATGAAGATGAAGGCCGGCGCCCCCGACATTCTGCTCCGCCCGGATGTCGGCCGCTTCCGTGCCCTGGATTTCCTGCGTGCCCGCGAGGTGCTCGCGGCGACGGCTGCCACGAAGGAGCATTTGAAGCGGGCGCTCTCCGAGCGGATCGAGCAATGGCAAGCGAATCGCTGAATTCCGCCCGCCCCACCGCGTTCCGGTTCAGTCGGCACCGGCCAGCGTTTCGCCGGCTCGTCCATTCTCTGCCGCCGGAAGCTGGGGCAGGATCCGCTCCTCGGTCTCCGCCGTGTGGTTGACGTCCCGCTTCGGCTTGACCAGCGGTTCCGGACGCACCGGCTCTGAATGCAGCATGTGGCGGCCTGCCGTGATGCCCTCGGCCTCCTGCAGCACCAACCGCGCCTCGTCGCGGCGGCGGATGTCGTCCATGATGGCGATCGCCTCCTCGCCGTTGACGCCGAGCGCCTCGATCGTCTTGCGGCCGAACAGCAGCCCGGACTCGAAAGTCTCGCGCAACTCGTATTCGACGCCCTGGGCGCGCAGTTCCAGCGTATGCAGGCGATCGT
Protein-coding sequences here:
- a CDS encoding pseudouridine synthase, with amino-acid sequence MTSKDKSTGPGKGKGRKGNFPSGEKKANAARPGKGAAPGADVGADEPQRISKILSRAGVASRRDVERMIMEGRVKLNGVVLETPVVNATLADRIEVDGHPIRGIERTRLWLYHKPAGLVTTNADPEGRPTVFDNLPDELPRVLSIGRLDINTEGLLLLTNDGGLARALELPATGWLRRYRVRAYGDIDQQELDRLKDGIAVDGVLYGAIEATLDRVQGSNVWITMGLREGKNREIKNVLGALGLDVNRLIRISYGPFQLGELPEGHVQEIRGRTLRDQLGPRLIAESKANFDAPLYNDQPAAEEREVHSEDLPEKGKPQRGAWREKPEDKRERALARLDTQRDDGRSRDRRDRPREKFEDRPARAPAKRSRTANVWMAPGARPVAEKKPKAAEDDASPKPARRERPEGAPKTKRYGRTKDGAATKTSAKFDPDRKASAGKGAARPDRAPRPPVKRADEDGDWISASEPVRRKDDARDGGFERRRPFDPNERKSRDHGDRPPRRESSERPRGERPARTAGDKRAFSEKPRTSRRKDDVREGREGGDRPFGDNPRGKPASGKPVGGKSFGQRSGGPRGGKPGGGKPGGGRPGGGKPAGSKPGGRTGGGRPRGKGK
- the rsmD gene encoding 16S rRNA (guanine(966)-N(2))-methyltransferase RsmD — protein: MRVVGGEFRGRTLASPKSNDIRPTTDRTRESLFNILGHSYPEALDGTRVLDLFAGTGAVGLEALSRGCRQALFVEQGVEGRGLIRVNIETLGLQGRAKIFRRDAVDLGSVGTMEPFHLVFADPPYGKGLGERALESAVAGGWLVPGALVVLEERSDVRPRLSAAFEQLDDRAFGDTRMHFYRFLGA
- a CDS encoding patatin-like phospholipase family protein, with the protein product MEQHVSAQRNRPDGRDEPTIALALGGGGARGFAHIHVIAALDEMRIRPTAIAGSSIGAIMGAGMAAGMTGKEIRDYTFATVGNRGEILNRLWQLRPSSLSEAVSSGFRLGQFNIERVLKAFLPEAIPPHFSDLLIPLKVTATDYYGQTERVCEQGDLHKAIAASCALPAIFTPVKIEGRVMIDGGMYNPVPFDHLRDLADIVIAVDVVGGPDGDGKTIPSRIDTLFGASQLMMQSIIAMKMKAGAPDILLRPDVGRFRALDFLRAREVLAATAATKEHLKRALSERIEQWQANR